The proteins below are encoded in one region of Elusimicrobiota bacterium:
- the argB gene encoding acetylglutamate kinase: MKQIIVIKFGGSLTKIASAKKKFLNEVALLSKRDNIVLVHGGGPEINYWLNRLNIKSRFVHGLRFTDAPTLEIVEMVLSGKVNKSLVADLIKKGVNAVGISGKDGRMVLCKRIKKLGFVGDPKKVNTALLKTLIKEGFLPVVSSLSLDQKGQTLNVNADSLATALAIGLRAERLVLLTDVPGVLDEKKKTIKTIRLADIKALFDKSVISGGMIPKIKACSQAVRKGVKEVWIADGSKGLSKIDGTVIKR; this comes from the coding sequence ATGAAACAAATTATAGTAATCAAATTTGGCGGTAGTTTGACCAAAATCGCTTCTGCTAAAAAGAAATTTTTGAATGAAGTGGCACTTCTTTCAAAAAGGGATAATATCGTTTTAGTGCACGGAGGCGGGCCGGAAATAAATTATTGGCTCAATCGCCTGAATATAAAAAGCAGATTTGTGCACGGTTTAAGATTTACCGATGCGCCGACTCTTGAGATTGTTGAAATGGTTTTAAGCGGCAAGGTTAATAAAAGTTTAGTGGCTGATTTGATTAAGAAGGGTGTTAACGCTGTCGGAATATCCGGAAAAGACGGCAGAATGGTTCTATGCAAAAGAATTAAGAAGCTAGGATTTGTGGGAGACCCTAAGAAGGTCAATACAGCGCTATTGAAAACTTTAATTAAAGAGGGTTTTCTTCCGGTAGTATCTTCTCTATCATTGGATCAAAAAGGACAGACCTTGAACGTCAATGCAGATTCTTTAGCTACGGCGTTAGCTATCGGATTAAGGGCCGAAAGGCTGGTGCTTTTAACCGATGTTCCGGGAGTTTTGGACGAAAAGAAGAAAACAATCAAGACAATCAGATTAGCCGATATCAAAGCGCTTTTTGATAAGAGTGTAATTTCAGGTGGAATGATACCTAAAATAAAAGCTTGTTCACAGGCTGTAAGAAAAGGGGTAAAAGAGGTGTGGATTGCTGACGGATCAAAGGGGCTAAGTAAAATTGACGGGACGGTAATAAAAAGATAA
- a CDS encoding PD-(D/E)XK nuclease family protein, with amino-acid sequence MIKNLLIRLSEIFIPGMDISYSRINAYQLCPFKYNLIYREGWRVSPTPFTSLGLSIHRALEEFHSSRSDNIEFLIDSYNKNWVNVGFSSPQETKEFFDKGLRMLENYFEEQEKSKSEIMFIEKSFRFKLGRNFIIGIIDRIDKNPDGTYELIDYKTHIQLWDQEKADSDLQLTIYSIACEKAFGFNPDILSYYFLAFNTKVSTSRTKEQIRQAGKLIENITRKIYKENFEPNTQHCSKCDFRKKCKFSINKN; translated from the coding sequence ATGATAAAAAATTTGCTGATAAGGTTATCCGAGATATTTATTCCGGGGATGGATATAAGTTATTCTCGTATAAATGCCTATCAGCTTTGTCCGTTTAAGTATAATCTAATATACCGTGAAGGATGGCGCGTATCTCCGACGCCTTTTACCTCTTTGGGCTTAAGCATTCACCGCGCGCTTGAGGAGTTCCATTCCTCCAGATCGGATAACATTGAATTTTTAATTGACAGCTACAATAAAAACTGGGTAAATGTGGGTTTTTCATCGCCTCAGGAGACCAAAGAGTTCTTTGATAAAGGTTTAAGGATGCTTGAAAATTATTTTGAGGAACAAGAAAAATCTAAATCGGAAATAATGTTCATTGAAAAAAGTTTCAGGTTTAAACTGGGAAGGAATTTTATAATCGGTATTATTGACAGGATAGACAAAAATCCCGACGGCACTTACGAGTTGATAGATTATAAAACACATATTCAGCTTTGGGATCAAGAAAAAGCGGATTCGGATCTTCAGCTTACCATATATTCAATTGCATGCGAGAAGGCTTTTGGTTTCAATCCGGATATTTTAAGCTATTATTTTCTTGCATTTAACACCAAAGTAAGCACGTCAAGAACAAAGGAGCAGATAAGACAGGCCGGAAAATTGATTGAGAACATCACAAGAAAAATATATAAAGAAAATTTTGAACCGAATACCCAGCATTGCTCAAAATGTGATTTCAGAAAAAAATGTAAGTTTTCAATAAATAAAAACTGA
- the rsmD gene encoding 16S rRNA (guanine(966)-N(2))-methyltransferase RsmD gives MCALKIIAGEAKGRNIKTLKSDDLSVRPILGRIKKSLFDILQPKIIGSKFLDLYAGTGSVGLEALSRGAIKVIFVELEEKSLELIKYNLKFLGWEDRAEILNFDITKGLENIRSKFDLIFMGPPYKDENKKPLAFTSITLENIMKADLLSDNGYIISQHHEKEPVTVCEGLIEFRREKYGDSVLSFFRKAG, from the coding sequence ATGTGCGCTCTTAAAATTATTGCTGGAGAAGCCAAAGGCCGCAATATAAAAACTCTTAAAAGTGATGATTTGTCGGTCAGGCCCATACTAGGGCGGATAAAGAAATCACTTTTTGACATTTTACAGCCCAAAATAATCGGCTCAAAATTTCTTGATTTATATGCGGGAACAGGCTCTGTCGGCCTTGAAGCATTGTCTAGAGGTGCAATTAAAGTAATATTTGTTGAGCTGGAAGAAAAATCACTGGAACTAATTAAATATAATTTGAAGTTTTTAGGCTGGGAAGACAGGGCGGAAATTTTAAATTTTGATATAACAAAAGGGCTTGAAAATATAAGGAGTAAATTTGATTTAATTTTTATGGGGCCTCCTTATAAAGATGAAAACAAAAAGCCTTTGGCTTTTACTAGTATTACACTTGAAAACATTATGAAAGCAGATTTGCTTTCAGACAACGGCTATATAATCAGCCAACATCACGAAAAAGAACCTGTAACGGTTTGTGAAGGTTTGATTGAATTCAGGCGCGAAAAATACGGAGATTCTGTTCTTTCTTTTTTCAGAAAGGCTGGTTAA